From the Apus apus isolate bApuApu2 chromosome 4, bApuApu2.pri.cur, whole genome shotgun sequence genome, one window contains:
- the GPRIN3 gene encoding G protein-regulated inducer of neurite outgrowth 3 produces the protein MGTVPDPLRSAKLSLVTASAEENSLGDLQSAKHQPQLLSGERASNGFPCALSGSAGVHLFDLNCTPAASARRCKQCHEDDASQQEDFPAGLASKAAERCPVALEAAGCSWPAGSLGPAAPAPAVAGAPLVGQGPEMMPAPQSSRQFAQGSQVKTSSLTQMDDSALKPQGTDDQPALEVLNYSSPGDPVRGNETCHTSQTNLLQRGGKDWDAEKTLSAACQSASPARHTEADLGRNPQSSLEAKSRAADTVHLHPTDKTEELLSSEAQAQSSHKSQHPVPNAAAEPASPGPTQLSKFREAGTMTVQSESRSSTQEAESRTWRDAEVQAVATVENKSASTSPIILAAFLKGNPPPEEKEELHIIYQGGMGLSQSALTDSCSSQQKSLCSPDTTSKSSAVMAVTASAQSQPVKLPGVPSDMGPLDNAKPAFPFCPAALISKGISVGNAEVIGTAHDSKDAAKLPVDAPVPPKPMPAEQLAGNSSNQTPAQSGPGTGDPSTTSAATVPETKTNIQDLVCDARSSRLPLLCSTDSEVKQKVLGSSEEKPVQCKGASQGEAIPSQSVVKPKEEISMVLDPKVNVSSEAAAVHLQTCLADTGEKEESRRGDAGQVEPASGQSLQTGLTPRLSASSAHVTPSLEASAAPQQRGLPAKESRRELHTAALPASAQVLPNLDENKKQSTLAMEAKVQVKQSKHIRDVVWDEQGMTWEVYGASLDPEYLGIAIQNHLQRQIREHNKLIQAQNSQTRKSISSDTSSNKKLKGRQHNVLQSMLQNFRRPNCCVRPAPSSVSD, from the coding sequence CAAGCAGTGCCATGAGGACGATGCTAGCCAGCAGGAAGACTTCCCTGCAGGGCTCGccagcaaagctgcagagagGTGTCCTGTGGCCCTAGAGGCTGCTGGTTGCTCCTGGCCAGCGGGCAGCCTgggaccagcagcaccagcccccgCTGTGGCAGGAGCCCCCTTGGTGGGGCAGGGGCCAGAGATGATGCCAGCCCCCCAGAGCTCCCGGCAGTTTGCGCAAGGCAGCCAGGTGAAAACAAGCTCCCTGACACAAATGGATGACTCTGCCTTGAAACCTCAGGGGACTGATGATCAGCCAGCACTTGAGGTGTTAAATTATTCTTCCCCTGGTGATCCTGTTAGGGGTAATGAGACCTGTCATACTTCTCAGACAAACCTTTTgcaaagagggggaaaagacTGGGACGCAGAAAAAACTCTTTCTGCTGCATGTCAGTCAGCCTCACCAGCAAGGCACACGGAAGCTGACCTGGGGAGAAACCCACAGAGCAGTTTGGAGGCAAAAAGCAGGGCTGCAGACACGGTGCACTTGCATCCCACAGATAAAACTGAAGAGTTGCTGAGCAGTGAGGCCCAAGCCCAGTCTAGCCACAAGAGTCAGCATCCTGTACCCAatgcagctgctgagccagCAAGTCCAGGCCCCACCCAGCTCTCCAAATTCAGAGAAGCAGGTACAATGACGGTTCAGTCAGAGAGCAGGTCCTCTACtcaggaagcagaaagcaggaCATGGAGAGATGCTGAGGTACAGGCCGTGGCTACCGTGGAGAACAAATCAGCCTCCACCAGTCCCATCATCCTTGCTGCCTTTTTAAAAGGGAATCCTcctccagaggagaaggaagaactgCATATCATTTACCAAGGAGGTATGGGACTGAGCCAGTCTGCACTTACTGACAGTTGCTCTTCACAACAAAAGTCTCTATGTTCTCCTGATACCACGTCAAAATCGAGTGCTGTTATGGCTGTTACTGCTTCAGCCCAATCCCAGCCTGTCAAACTGCCTGGGGTCCCATCTGACATGGGGCCTCTGGATAATGCAAAACCTGCTTTCCCcttctgccctgcagcccttATCTCCAAAGGGATATCTGTGGGTAATGCTGAAGTGATCGGCACAGCCCATGACAGCAAGGATGCTGCTAAGCTGCCAGTGGATGCTCCTGTCCCACCAAAGCCCATGCCTGCTGAGCAGCTTGCGGGTAACTCCAGTAACCAAACACCAGCACAGTCTGGGCCTGGCACTGGTGATCCAAGCACcacttctgctgccactgtccCAGAAACCAAGACCAACATCCAAGATCTTGTCTGTGATGCCAGAAGCAGCCGGTTACCTTTACTCTGTAGCACAGACAGCGAAGTCAAGCAGAAGGTCCTGGGCAGCTCTGAGGAAAAGCCTGTGCAATGTAAAGGTGCCAGTCAAGGTGAGGCCATTCCTAGTCAATCTGTGGTAAAACCAAAGGAAGAAATCTCAATGGTGCTTGATCCTAAAGTGAATGTTAGCAGCGAAGCTGCTGCTGTCCACCTACAGACATGCTTGGCGGATACAGGTGaaaaggaggagagcaggaggggagaTGCTGGCCAGGTTGAGCCGGCCAGTGGTCAGAGCCTGCAGACAGGACTGACACCTAGGTTGAGTGCAAGTTCTGCACATGTCACCCCCTCCTTGGAGGCATCAGCAGCTCCCCAACAGCGAGGCCTCCCAGCCAAGGAGTCCAGACGCGAACTtcacacagcagctcttcctgcttCAGCTCAGGTCCTGCCAAACCtggatgaaaacaaaaagcagtccACCCTGGCCATGGAGGCGAAAGTGCAGGTGAAGCAGTCCAAGCACATCAGGGATGTTGTGTGGGATGAGCAAGGCATGACGTGGGAGGTTTATGGTGCTTCCCTTGATCCAGAATACCTGGGAATTGCCATCCAGAACCACTTACAGAGACAAATACGGGAACACAACAAACTGATCCAGGCCCAGAACAGTCAGACCCGGAAGTCCATTTCCTCAGATACATCCTCAAATAAAAAACTGAAAGGGAGGCAGCACAATGTGTTACAGTCCATGCTGCAGAATTTTAGGCGTCCTAATTGCTGTGTCAGACCAGCTCCATCTTCTGTGTCAGACTGA